Proteins from a genomic interval of Leifsonia shinshuensis:
- the pstC gene encoding phosphate ABC transporter permease subunit PstC has protein sequence MTAGTAGAIRPKAKTRLGDRVFSTSTVVAGSLILATLAAVALFLIIQSIPALGAGAGQLPNNATNFWSWVWPLVFGTIWAAVIALIIATPLSIGIALFISHYAPRRVAQTLGYIIDLLAAVPSVVFGLWGIATLSSFVQPFYAWLGQYVGWFPLFAPPVSGTGRTILTAAIVLAVMVIPIMTAICREIFLQTPRLHEEAALALGATKWEMVRMAVLPFARSGIVSAIMLGLGRALGETLAIAMVLSPALIVKFAVLQAQSPNTIAANIALQFPEATGIGVNALIASGLVLFIVTLLINMLARYIVSRRAAFSGAN, from the coding sequence ATGACCGCCGGAACCGCAGGAGCCATCAGGCCGAAGGCGAAAACCCGCCTCGGCGACCGCGTCTTCTCCACCTCCACCGTCGTGGCCGGGTCGCTGATCCTCGCCACGCTCGCCGCGGTGGCGCTCTTCCTCATCATCCAGAGCATCCCCGCTCTGGGCGCCGGAGCCGGCCAGCTCCCCAACAACGCCACCAACTTCTGGTCGTGGGTCTGGCCGCTGGTCTTCGGCACCATCTGGGCAGCGGTCATCGCGCTCATCATCGCGACCCCGCTGTCGATCGGGATCGCGCTCTTCATCTCGCACTACGCGCCCCGCCGCGTCGCGCAGACCCTCGGCTACATCATCGACCTGCTCGCCGCGGTCCCGTCCGTCGTCTTCGGCCTCTGGGGCATCGCGACGCTCTCCTCGTTCGTCCAGCCGTTCTACGCCTGGCTCGGCCAGTACGTCGGCTGGTTCCCGCTCTTCGCTCCGCCGGTCTCCGGCACCGGCCGCACCATCCTCACGGCCGCCATCGTGCTGGCCGTGATGGTCATCCCGATCATGACGGCCATCTGCCGCGAGATCTTCCTGCAGACCCCGCGCCTCCACGAGGAGGCCGCGCTCGCGCTCGGCGCCACCAAGTGGGAGATGGTCCGCATGGCGGTCCTCCCCTTCGCCCGCAGCGGCATCGTCTCCGCGATCATGCTGGGCCTGGGCCGCGCGCTCGGCGAGACCCTGGCTATCGCGATGGTGCTCTCGCCCGCGCTGATCGTGAAGTTCGCCGTCCTGCAGGCGCAGAGCCCGAACACCATCGCTGCCAACATCGCGCTGCAGTTTCCCGAGGCCACCGGCATCGGCGTCAACGCGCTCATCGCCTCCGGTCTGGTGCTGTTCATCGTGACCCTGCTGATCAACATGCTCGCCCGTTATATCGTCAGCCGCCGTGCGGCCTTCTCTGGAGCGAACTGA
- a CDS encoding NUDIX domain-containing protein: MSLAVYAAGALCWRVVDDKIVVLVVHRTKYGDVTIPKGKVDPGETLPQTAVREILEETGLAVTLGVPLGTSAYPLSSGREKIVHYWAAEVVDHAIERSTFVPNTEIAAIEWVTLKKARGYLTYERDVEIVEAFEALVRQGITSTFALIALRHGKAEPRSAWSGPDASRPLTERGVRQAAGDVPTLLAWGPRRIITSDAVRCVATVAPLAAATGVKPHREPGISQDAFEDGDGDVRAVVGKRVRSRKTAVLCSHGPVLPEILREIALATGTMPGAYLADAADLDTGGFSVVHLSASNPSSGIVSIETYAPAAD; the protein is encoded by the coding sequence GTGAGTCTCGCCGTCTACGCCGCGGGCGCCCTCTGCTGGCGCGTCGTGGACGACAAGATCGTCGTGCTCGTCGTGCACCGCACGAAGTACGGCGACGTCACCATTCCCAAGGGCAAGGTCGATCCGGGCGAGACCCTCCCGCAGACGGCCGTGCGCGAGATCCTCGAGGAGACCGGACTCGCGGTGACGCTCGGTGTCCCGCTCGGCACGTCGGCGTACCCGCTCAGCTCGGGCCGCGAGAAGATCGTGCACTACTGGGCCGCCGAGGTGGTCGACCACGCGATCGAGCGCTCGACGTTCGTGCCGAACACCGAGATCGCCGCCATCGAGTGGGTCACGCTGAAGAAGGCGCGCGGCTACCTCACCTACGAGCGCGACGTCGAAATCGTCGAGGCGTTCGAGGCGCTGGTGCGACAGGGCATCACCTCCACGTTCGCGCTCATCGCACTGCGCCACGGCAAGGCGGAGCCGCGCAGCGCCTGGTCCGGCCCGGATGCGTCCCGCCCGCTCACCGAGCGGGGCGTCAGGCAGGCGGCGGGCGACGTGCCGACCCTGCTGGCCTGGGGCCCGAGGCGGATCATCACCAGCGACGCGGTGCGCTGCGTCGCCACCGTCGCCCCGCTCGCCGCGGCGACCGGCGTCAAGCCGCACCGCGAGCCCGGCATCAGCCAGGACGCCTTCGAGGACGGCGACGGCGACGTCCGCGCCGTCGTCGGCAAGCGCGTGCGGTCCCGCAAGACCGCAGTGCTGTGCAGCCACGGCCCCGTCCTCCCGGAGATCCTGCGCGAGATCGCACTCGCGACGGGCACGATGCCCGGCGCGTACCTCGCCGACGCGGCCGACCTCGACACCGGCGGATTCTCGGTCGTGCACCTCTCGGCCAGCAACCCGTCCTCGGGCATCGTCTCCATCGAGACGTATGCACCGGCGGCGGACTGA
- a CDS encoding FABP family protein yields MIELPTDLPAELVPLSWLIGVWEGSGVVDYAVGEEHTQLEFGQRVSFSHDGEAYLNYSAASWVLDDDRTPLTAETGYWRLSRTLVEGDPGPAMLPGQGTRPFGTPQAVETLRASSGGFDIDVAIIHPDGVSELYIGQVNGPRIDLATDAVVRTAGAKEYSAATRLYGLVEGHLLWAWDIAALGQELRTHASARLAKVD; encoded by the coding sequence ATGATCGAGCTCCCCACCGACCTTCCGGCCGAACTCGTCCCGCTGTCCTGGCTGATCGGGGTGTGGGAGGGGAGCGGCGTGGTCGACTACGCCGTCGGCGAGGAGCACACCCAGCTGGAGTTCGGCCAGCGCGTCAGCTTCAGCCACGACGGCGAGGCCTACCTCAACTACTCCGCGGCCTCGTGGGTCCTCGACGACGACCGCACCCCGCTCACCGCGGAGACCGGCTACTGGCGCCTCAGCCGCACCCTGGTCGAGGGCGACCCGGGCCCGGCGATGCTGCCCGGCCAGGGTACGCGGCCGTTCGGCACCCCGCAGGCGGTGGAGACCCTGCGTGCCTCCAGCGGCGGCTTCGACATCGACGTGGCGATCATCCACCCGGACGGCGTCAGCGAGCTCTACATCGGTCAGGTCAACGGGCCCCGCATCGACCTGGCGACGGACGCCGTCGTCCGCACCGCCGGCGCCAAGGAGTACAGCGCGGCCACCCGGCTCTACGGGCTGGTGGAGGGCCACCTGCTCTGGGCGTGGGACATCGCGGCGCTCGGCCAGGAGCTGCGCACGCACGCCTCCGCCCGCCTCGCCAAGGTCGATTGA
- a CDS encoding winged helix-turn-helix domain-containing protein: MAQLLILTSAPDTDVLPALGLLSHRVRQIPAEPASLVNAPACDLIFVDARRDLASAKSLCKILTTTGITVPLLLVLTEGGLTAVSADWGANDVVLDSAGPAEVDARIRLAIGRQTQEHSQTKIQASGITIDEASYSAKAHGRTLDLTFKEFELLRFFATHPSRVFTREQLLSEVWGYDYFGGTRTVDVHVRRLRAKLGDLESLIGTVRNVGYRFNVYEDENDRLPSSARP; this comes from the coding sequence GTGGCGCAGCTGTTGATCCTCACGTCCGCCCCCGACACGGACGTGCTCCCGGCTCTCGGCCTCCTCAGCCACCGCGTCCGGCAGATCCCCGCCGAACCGGCGTCCCTGGTCAACGCGCCCGCCTGCGACCTGATCTTCGTCGACGCCCGGCGCGACCTGGCCAGCGCCAAGTCGCTGTGCAAGATCCTCACCACGACCGGCATCACCGTCCCGCTGCTGCTGGTGCTCACCGAGGGCGGCCTGACCGCCGTGAGCGCGGACTGGGGCGCCAACGACGTGGTGCTCGACAGCGCCGGCCCGGCGGAGGTCGACGCCCGCATCCGGCTCGCCATCGGCCGGCAGACGCAGGAGCACTCGCAGACCAAGATCCAGGCCTCCGGCATCACCATCGACGAGGCGAGCTACTCGGCGAAGGCGCATGGGCGCACGCTCGATCTGACTTTCAAGGAGTTCGAGCTGCTGCGGTTCTTCGCCACCCACCCGTCGCGGGTGTTCACGCGCGAGCAGCTGCTCAGCGAGGTGTGGGGCTACGACTACTTCGGCGGCACCCGCACCGTGGACGTCCACGTGCGGCGGCTGCGCGCCAAGCTCGGCGACCTGGAGTCGCTGATCGGCACGGTCCGCAACGTCGGCTACCGCTTCAACGTGTACGAGGACGAGAACGACCGCCTCCCTTCGTCCGCGCGTCCCTGA
- a CDS encoding class I SAM-dependent methyltransferase: protein MPSTSSRAPGVVGSVTRGTTNTNRLRRVDRWIAALPELRRTGDPLVVDLGYGASGVTAFELQHRLARVRPDVEVLGLEIDPGRVRTARAQLDDVRAGSTHFDPRARVGFAVGGFEVPLPEGRHAAVIRAFNVLRQYDEAEVAPAWERMLGRLQLGGALVEGTCDEIGRIASWVTLDRTGPQTFSISLRLRGLDAPSVVAERLPKALIHRNIPGERVHAYLAELDRLWRVHSPLAAYGPKQRWIAVAQGMRDAGWPVVGGRARWRLGELTVNWDAVAPV from the coding sequence ATGCCCTCCACGTCCTCCCGCGCCCCCGGCGTGGTCGGCTCGGTGACGCGCGGCACCACGAACACGAACCGGCTGCGCCGGGTGGACCGCTGGATCGCCGCCCTCCCGGAACTGCGCCGTACCGGCGATCCGCTGGTCGTCGACCTCGGCTACGGCGCCAGCGGCGTGACGGCCTTCGAGCTCCAGCACCGGCTGGCCCGCGTGCGGCCGGACGTCGAGGTGCTCGGGCTGGAGATCGACCCCGGCCGGGTCCGGACGGCGCGCGCCCAGCTGGACGACGTCCGCGCGGGGAGCACGCACTTCGACCCGCGGGCACGGGTCGGCTTCGCGGTCGGCGGCTTCGAGGTGCCGCTGCCGGAGGGCAGGCACGCGGCGGTGATCCGCGCCTTCAACGTCCTGCGCCAGTACGACGAGGCGGAGGTCGCGCCTGCCTGGGAGCGGATGCTCGGCCGCCTGCAGCTCGGCGGCGCGCTGGTCGAGGGCACCTGCGACGAGATCGGCCGGATCGCCAGCTGGGTCACGCTCGACCGGACGGGTCCGCAGACCTTCTCGATCTCGCTGCGGCTGCGCGGACTGGACGCGCCGAGCGTGGTGGCCGAGCGGCTGCCCAAGGCGCTCATCCACCGCAATATCCCCGGCGAGCGCGTGCACGCCTACCTCGCGGAGCTCGACCGGCTGTGGCGCGTCCACTCGCCGCTCGCCGCCTACGGGCCGAAGCAGCGCTGGATCGCGGTGGCGCAGGGGATGCGCGACGCCGGCTGGCCGGTGGTCGGCGGCCGGGCGCGCTGGCGCCTCGGGGAGCTCACCGTGAACTGGGACGCTGTCGCGCCGGTGTAG
- a CDS encoding phosphoglyceromutase, with amino-acid sequence MAPYTLILLRHGNSVWNQQNLFTGWVDVRLSEQGVAEATRAGELLAESGLAPDILYTSVLTRAIQTANIALDVADRLWIPVERSWRLNERHYGALQGLDKAETLEKYGPEQFQLWRRSFDVPPPPLADDSEWSQANDPRYADLGDDLPRTECLKDVIARMLPYWESDITVSLAEGKTVLVTAHGNSLRALVKHLDGISDEEIAELNIPTGIPLVYKLDETFAPIEPAVYLDPEAAAAGAAAVAAQGKK; translated from the coding sequence ATGGCCCCCTACACTTTGATCCTCCTCCGCCACGGCAACAGTGTGTGGAACCAGCAGAACCTGTTCACCGGCTGGGTCGACGTCCGGCTCAGCGAGCAGGGCGTCGCCGAGGCCACCCGCGCGGGCGAGCTGCTGGCCGAGTCCGGTCTCGCGCCCGACATCCTCTACACGTCGGTGCTCACCCGCGCCATCCAGACCGCGAACATCGCGCTGGACGTCGCGGACCGGCTGTGGATCCCGGTCGAGCGCTCCTGGCGCCTCAACGAGCGCCACTACGGCGCACTGCAGGGCCTCGACAAGGCGGAGACCCTGGAGAAGTACGGGCCCGAGCAGTTCCAGCTCTGGCGCCGCTCGTTCGACGTCCCGCCTCCGCCGCTCGCCGACGACAGCGAGTGGTCGCAGGCGAACGACCCGCGCTACGCCGACCTCGGCGACGATCTGCCGCGCACCGAGTGCCTGAAGGACGTCATCGCGCGCATGCTCCCGTACTGGGAGTCCGACATCACCGTCAGCCTCGCCGAGGGCAAGACCGTCCTGGTCACCGCGCACGGCAACTCGCTGCGCGCGCTCGTCAAGCACCTCGACGGCATCTCCGACGAGGAGATCGCCGAGCTCAACATCCCGACCGGCATCCCGCTGGTCTACAAGCTGGACGAGACCTTCGCCCCGATCGAGCCCGCCGTGTACCTCGACCCGGAGGCCGCGGCCGCCGGTGCCGCTGCCGTCGCCGCCCAAGGCAAGAAGTAG
- a CDS encoding YgfZ/GcvT domain-containing protein has product MTAPSPFLALPGAVDVADVGVPAHYGNPLAEQRALVEGGAIVDLSDRAVLSITGPDRLSWLNSLTSQSLLGLQPGESSETLLLDVTGRVEHAVRLIEDGSTLWLLVDRPEAAGLLAWLDSMRFMLRVELADHTDALATIGTLGEPPLPIAAPNGVPLVWHDPWHAVAPGGHQYARGEHPGADWSWSERVVPRDALPSIVARVESGELTAAGTLAADALRIAAWRPRFATEVDERTIPHELDWLRTAVHLTKGCYRGQETVAKVHNLGHPPRRLVMLHLDGSEGAHPARGAEVTLDGRVVGTVTSSALHYELGPIALAIVKRGTDATATLTVDADGTPVAAAQEVVVPPEAGAEAHVPHLPRLGAVTRTPRPQG; this is encoded by the coding sequence ATGACCGCTCCCTCCCCGTTCCTCGCCCTGCCGGGCGCCGTCGACGTCGCGGACGTGGGCGTCCCCGCCCACTACGGCAACCCGCTCGCGGAGCAGCGCGCCCTGGTGGAGGGCGGCGCGATCGTCGACCTGTCCGACCGCGCGGTGCTCTCCATCACCGGGCCCGACCGGCTCAGCTGGCTCAACTCGCTGACCAGCCAGTCGCTGCTCGGGCTGCAGCCGGGGGAGTCGTCCGAGACCCTCCTGCTCGACGTCACCGGCCGGGTCGAGCACGCCGTGCGCCTGATCGAGGACGGCTCGACGCTCTGGCTCCTGGTCGACCGGCCGGAGGCCGCCGGCCTGCTGGCCTGGCTCGACTCGATGCGCTTCATGCTCCGCGTGGAGCTCGCCGACCACACCGACGCCCTGGCGACGATCGGCACACTCGGCGAGCCGCCGCTGCCGATCGCCGCGCCGAACGGCGTCCCGCTCGTCTGGCACGACCCGTGGCACGCCGTGGCGCCCGGCGGCCACCAGTACGCGCGCGGCGAGCACCCGGGCGCGGACTGGAGCTGGAGCGAGCGGGTCGTCCCGCGCGACGCCCTCCCGTCGATCGTCGCGCGGGTGGAGTCGGGCGAGCTGACCGCCGCGGGAACGCTCGCCGCCGACGCCCTCCGGATCGCGGCCTGGCGCCCGCGCTTCGCCACCGAGGTGGACGAGCGCACCATCCCGCACGAGCTCGACTGGCTGCGCACGGCCGTCCACCTCACCAAGGGCTGCTACCGCGGGCAGGAGACGGTCGCCAAGGTGCACAACCTCGGCCACCCGCCGCGTCGCCTGGTGATGCTGCACCTCGACGGCTCCGAGGGCGCTCACCCCGCGCGCGGCGCGGAGGTCACACTCGACGGACGCGTGGTCGGCACCGTCACCTCCTCCGCCCTGCACTACGAGCTCGGCCCGATCGCGCTGGCGATCGTGAAACGCGGCACCGACGCGACGGCCACCCTGACGGTGGACGCCGACGGCACGCCGGTCGCGGCCGCCCAGGAGGTCGTGGTGCCGCCCGAGGCCGGAGCCGAGGCGCACGTGCCGCACCTCCCGCGCCTCGGCGCCGTCACCCGCACTCCGCGCCCGCAGGGCTGA
- the pstA gene encoding phosphate ABC transporter permease PstA yields the protein MAATTTTATAAPRPLTNSYTAGKLPRWTPWVMLVGSWAVLIAVFAMLAASGATKGFNIVGAIFFGTVLFDVAIYATSLLVEGNRKAKDRLVTSLVVTAFIIALLPLISLGWTVVAQGLARFDITFFSESMRNVIGEGGGALHAIVGTLIITALTAIISVPIGLLTSIYLVEYGRGPLARAITFLVDVMTGIPSIVAGLFAYALFALIFGPAIRNGFMAAIALSVLMIPVVVRSSEEILRIVPNELREASLALGVPKWLTVVKVVLPTSLAGLVTGVMLAIARVIGETAPLLIVAGFTTSMNYNPFQDRMMALPVFVYTQYTQAAGLHAQASIDRAWTGALTLIIIVMLLNLIGRIVAKVFAPKYGR from the coding sequence ATGGCCGCCACCACCACGACCGCGACCGCGGCGCCCCGCCCGCTGACCAACTCCTACACCGCGGGCAAGCTGCCGCGCTGGACCCCCTGGGTGATGCTCGTCGGCTCCTGGGCCGTCCTCATCGCCGTCTTCGCGATGCTGGCGGCCAGCGGCGCCACCAAGGGCTTCAACATCGTCGGCGCCATCTTCTTCGGCACCGTGCTCTTCGACGTCGCGATCTACGCGACGTCGCTGCTGGTCGAGGGCAACCGCAAGGCCAAGGACCGGCTGGTCACCTCGCTCGTCGTGACCGCGTTCATCATCGCGCTGCTGCCGCTCATCTCGCTCGGCTGGACGGTCGTCGCCCAGGGCCTGGCCCGGTTCGACATCACGTTCTTCTCCGAGTCGATGCGCAACGTCATCGGCGAGGGCGGCGGCGCGCTGCACGCCATCGTCGGCACGCTGATCATCACGGCGCTGACGGCGATCATCTCCGTTCCGATCGGCCTGCTCACCTCGATCTATCTCGTGGAGTACGGCCGTGGGCCGCTCGCGCGGGCCATCACCTTCCTCGTGGATGTGATGACCGGCATCCCGTCGATCGTCGCCGGTCTGTTCGCCTACGCCCTGTTCGCGCTGATCTTCGGCCCGGCCATCCGCAACGGCTTCATGGCCGCCATCGCGCTGTCCGTGCTGATGATCCCGGTGGTCGTCCGCTCCAGCGAGGAGATCCTGCGGATCGTGCCCAACGAGCTCCGGGAGGCGTCCCTCGCCCTCGGCGTCCCCAAGTGGCTGACCGTGGTCAAGGTCGTCCTGCCGACGTCGCTCGCGGGACTCGTGACCGGTGTCATGCTCGCGATCGCCCGTGTGATCGGCGAGACCGCGCCGCTGCTGATCGTCGCCGGCTTCACGACGAGCATGAACTACAACCCGTTCCAGGACCGGATGATGGCGCTGCCGGTGTTCGTGTACACGCAGTACACCCAGGCGGCCGGCCTGCACGCCCAGGCGTCCATCGACCGCGCCTGGACCGGCGCGCTCACGCTGATCATCATCGTGATGCTCCTGAACCTCATCGGTCGGATCGTCGCCAAGGTCTTCGCCCCCAAGTACGGCCGCTGA
- the pstS gene encoding phosphate ABC transporter substrate-binding protein PstS gives MKLKRLGVPVALLAAAAISLTACASNEGSTPATTTAKPSNLSGTLNGIGSSAQGAAQTVWAAGFQQANPKVTVNYDPQGSGAGRKSFISGAADFAGSDAALKTEELAGTFAGCAAGAKGIDLPVYISPIAIAYNVDGVKDLKLDADTIAGIFSGKITTWDDPKIKDQNSGATLPSAPITVVHRSDDSGTTQNFTDYLSANAPTVWTAPASQTFPFQVGDAAKGTSGVADATKNAKNSITYIDESGSAGLSIAQLKVGDTYTKISADGAAKVVAASPIASGRDTNDLAIQINRKDTSKGAWPLVLVSYVIACQQYKDAAKADLVKGYVDYIITGDAQKAAAQQAGSAPLSSDLSSKVSKAVASIK, from the coding sequence GTGAAACTGAAGCGTCTTGGCGTTCCCGTGGCACTTCTCGCCGCCGCCGCCATCTCCCTCACCGCTTGTGCGTCGAACGAGGGCAGCACCCCGGCGACCACCACGGCCAAGCCGTCGAACCTGTCCGGCACGCTGAACGGCATCGGCTCGTCCGCTCAGGGCGCCGCGCAGACCGTCTGGGCCGCCGGCTTCCAGCAGGCCAACCCGAAGGTCACCGTCAACTACGACCCGCAGGGCTCCGGCGCCGGCCGCAAGAGCTTCATCTCGGGCGCTGCCGACTTCGCCGGCTCCGACGCCGCCCTCAAGACGGAGGAGCTCGCCGGCACGTTCGCGGGCTGCGCCGCGGGCGCCAAGGGCATCGACCTGCCGGTCTACATCTCCCCGATCGCCATCGCGTACAACGTCGACGGCGTGAAGGACCTCAAGCTCGACGCCGACACGATCGCCGGCATCTTCTCGGGCAAGATCACCACCTGGGACGACCCCAAGATCAAGGACCAGAACTCGGGCGCCACGCTCCCGTCGGCCCCGATCACGGTCGTGCACCGCTCCGACGACTCGGGCACCACGCAGAACTTCACCGACTACCTGTCGGCGAACGCCCCGACCGTCTGGACGGCTCCCGCCTCGCAGACCTTCCCGTTCCAGGTCGGTGACGCCGCCAAGGGCACCTCGGGTGTCGCGGACGCCACCAAGAACGCGAAGAACTCGATCACCTACATCGACGAGTCGGGCTCGGCCGGTCTCTCGATCGCCCAGCTGAAGGTCGGCGACACCTACACCAAGATCAGCGCCGACGGCGCCGCCAAGGTCGTGGCCGCCTCCCCGATCGCCTCGGGCCGCGACACCAACGACCTGGCCATCCAGATCAACCGCAAGGACACCTCCAAGGGTGCCTGGCCGCTGGTCCTGGTCTCGTACGTGATCGCCTGCCAGCAGTACAAGGACGCCGCCAAGGCGGACCTGGTCAAGGGCTACGTCGACTACATCATCACCGGCGACGCCCAGAAGGCCGCTGCCCAGCAGGCCGGCTCGGCCCCGCTGTCGAGCGACCTGTCCTCCAAGGTCAGCAAGGCTGTCGCCAGCATCAAGTAA
- a CDS encoding RNA degradosome polyphosphate kinase: MDGEHTALENGLLDNGLSGSLGSDFDDDFAPFIYEPDPTLPENRYLDRELSWLAFNQRVLELAEDPLLPVLERANFLAIFASNLDEFFMVRVAGLKRRIATGLAVPTNVGRAPQDVLADISLKAHELQVRHAKAYRELVLPALEAAGITVSSWDELDEADKVQMREVFSQQIFPVLMPLAVDPAHPFPYISGLSLNLSVRVRNSRTGKEQFARLKVPQMLPRFVRIDQREGLGQVRFLRLEDLIANHLGDLFPGMEILDHHVFRVTRNEDVEIDEDETENLIQALERELLRRRFGPPIRLEVTDDMDDVTLGLLVRELDVTEQEVYRLPAPLDLGGLFDLSRIDRPDLHYPNHVPTTAPQLMPSEPNAKPDIFAAVARQDILLHHPYESFATSVQAFVEQAAADPHVLAIKQTLYRTSGDSPIVEALIDAAEAGKQVLALVEIKARFDEQNNISWARKLEKAGVHVVYGLVGLKTHCKLALVIREEKGVLKHYSHIGTGNYNPKTSRIYEDLGLLTADDQVGKDLTRLFNELSGYAIEKKFKRLLVAPLHLRKGLLKRIDTEAANAAAGRPSGIRIKLNSIVDEAIIDALYRASQAGVPVELWVRGICGLVPGREGLSENIRVRSVLGRYLEHSRVFSFVNDSDPQVYIGSADMMHRNLDRRVEALVRLTAPEHLAELDRLFDLAFDERTAAWVLAEDGVWTRHHLDENGAPLTDLQTKLQQQATQRPRSARTGTRR, from the coding sequence ATGGACGGCGAGCACACTGCACTGGAGAACGGCCTACTCGACAACGGGCTGAGCGGAAGCCTGGGCAGCGACTTCGACGACGACTTCGCCCCCTTCATCTACGAGCCCGACCCGACGCTGCCGGAGAACCGCTACCTCGACCGCGAGCTGAGCTGGCTGGCGTTCAACCAGCGGGTGCTGGAGCTCGCCGAGGATCCGCTGCTCCCCGTCCTGGAGCGCGCCAACTTCCTCGCGATCTTCGCCAGCAACCTCGACGAGTTCTTCATGGTCCGGGTCGCCGGCCTCAAGCGGCGCATCGCGACCGGCCTCGCCGTCCCGACGAACGTCGGCCGCGCACCGCAGGACGTACTGGCCGACATCTCCCTCAAGGCGCACGAGCTGCAGGTGCGGCACGCCAAGGCCTACCGCGAGCTGGTGCTGCCCGCGCTGGAGGCCGCCGGCATCACGGTCTCGTCGTGGGACGAGCTGGACGAGGCCGACAAGGTCCAGATGCGCGAGGTGTTCTCGCAGCAGATCTTCCCGGTGCTCATGCCGCTGGCGGTCGACCCGGCGCACCCGTTCCCCTACATCTCCGGGCTCTCGCTCAACCTCTCCGTGCGCGTGCGCAACTCGCGCACCGGCAAGGAGCAGTTCGCGCGCCTCAAGGTGCCGCAGATGCTGCCGCGCTTCGTGCGCATCGACCAGCGCGAGGGGCTCGGCCAGGTGCGCTTCCTGCGCCTGGAGGACCTGATCGCCAACCACCTGGGCGACCTCTTCCCGGGCATGGAGATCCTCGACCACCACGTCTTCCGCGTCACCCGCAACGAGGACGTCGAGATCGACGAGGACGAGACGGAGAACCTCATCCAGGCGCTGGAGCGCGAGCTGCTGCGCCGCCGGTTCGGCCCGCCCATCCGGCTCGAGGTCACCGACGACATGGACGACGTCACGCTCGGCCTCCTGGTGCGCGAGCTCGACGTCACCGAGCAGGAGGTCTACCGACTGCCCGCGCCGCTCGACCTCGGCGGTCTGTTCGACCTTTCGCGCATCGACCGGCCCGACCTGCACTACCCCAACCACGTGCCGACGACGGCGCCGCAGCTCATGCCCAGCGAGCCGAACGCGAAGCCGGACATCTTCGCGGCCGTGGCGCGGCAGGACATCCTGCTGCACCACCCGTACGAGTCGTTCGCCACCAGCGTCCAGGCCTTCGTCGAGCAGGCGGCGGCCGACCCGCACGTGCTCGCCATCAAGCAGACGCTGTACCGCACCTCGGGCGACAGCCCCATCGTCGAGGCGCTGATCGACGCCGCGGAGGCCGGCAAGCAGGTGCTGGCGCTGGTGGAGATCAAGGCCCGGTTCGACGAGCAGAACAACATCTCCTGGGCCCGCAAGCTCGAGAAGGCCGGCGTGCACGTCGTGTACGGCCTGGTCGGCCTCAAGACGCACTGCAAGCTCGCGCTCGTCATCCGCGAGGAGAAGGGCGTCCTCAAGCACTACAGCCACATCGGGACGGGCAACTACAACCCGAAGACCTCGCGCATCTACGAGGACCTCGGCCTGCTCACCGCCGACGACCAGGTGGGCAAGGACCTCACCCGCCTGTTCAACGAACTGTCCGGGTACGCGATCGAGAAAAAGTTCAAGCGTCTCCTCGTCGCCCCGCTGCACCTGCGCAAGGGGCTGCTCAAGCGCATCGACACCGAGGCGGCGAACGCCGCGGCGGGCCGGCCCTCCGGCATCCGCATCAAGCTCAACTCCATCGTGGACGAGGCGATCATCGACGCGCTCTACCGCGCCAGCCAGGCCGGCGTTCCCGTGGAGCTGTGGGTGCGCGGCATCTGCGGGCTGGTCCCCGGGCGCGAGGGGCTTTCCGAGAACATCCGGGTCCGCTCGGTGCTGGGCCGCTACCTGGAGCACTCGCGCGTGTTCTCCTTCGTCAACGACAGCGACCCGCAGGTGTACATCGGCAGCGCCGACATGATGCACCGCAACCTCGACCGCCGGGTGGAGGCGCTGGTGCGGCTGACCGCCCCCGAGCACCTGGCCGAGCTCGACCGGCTGTTCGACCTCGCCTTCGACGAACGCACCGCCGCGTGGGTGCTCGCGGAGGACGGCGTCTGGACCCGGCACCACCTCGACGAGAACGGCGCACCGCTGACCGACCTCCAGACCAAGCTGCAGCAGCAGGCCACGCAGCGTCCGCGTTCGGCGCGCACGGGAACCAGGCGGTGA